Proteins encoded together in one Rhipicephalus sanguineus isolate Rsan-2018 chromosome 9, BIME_Rsan_1.4, whole genome shotgun sequence window:
- the LOC119405424 gene encoding Ig-like V-type domain-containing protein FAM187A — translation MASQCHAYDFIGAVKSLFKAREIEWSWDEYERCIRERSDDAPPRRQSVLVLVGSKVELPCPGICFPPESEAQSPWHRVDPLSKSSIAPVALGKGDTRRQLMGYGALVVTDALPSDTGFYRCMWAGREYATYHLQVVAREPYSMVWENEHNSTEERADVTGLPLVTWLEWSEWSSCDRCGSVGRRRRAGICTVGYKGTNTTLPKEAAIMTLLLSLFPEGLPCRSALIPKVISSVLKDHWSVHMIGLCSEPCVQGKGIVVVTDSSGLVEEVVDNSRGIFSLRQKILELPKRARRRTVSRVRGSEVLLSCSRRVMDTACTDVPTVDISLATTYNAPWKRHRQRFNSKFYQWRNGSVLLNPMVVSQLSDGRVKIDLANNLHILRAEFWDTGIYNCYDGSSLVATVRLVIRRPSVMARLHVYASYVNVAALSGVIVLVAISVIRGSNS, via the exons ATGGCATCACAGTGCCACGCGTACGACTTTATCGGAGCAGTCAAGAGTCTCTTCAAAGC GCGGGAGATCGAATGGTCCTGGGACGAGTACGAGCGCTGCATCCGGGAACGCTCCGACGATGCGCCTCCTCGACGCCAATCCGTTCTCGTTCTGGTGGGCTCGAAGGTCGAATTGCCCTGCCCCGGCATATG CTTTCCCCCGGAGTCCGAGGCGCAGTCTCCGTGGCACCGCGTTGACCCGTTGTCCAAGTCTTCCATCGCACCCGTGGCCTTGGGCAAGGGGGATACGCGCCGCCAGCTCATGGGTTACGGAGCACTGGTCGTGACGGACGCGCTGCCCTCGGACACGGGCTTCTACCGTTGCATGTGGGCTGGCAGGGAGTACGCCACCTACCACCTGCAGGTGGTTGCACGGGAGCCGTACTCCATG GTCTGGGAGAACGAGCACAACAGCACCGAGGAGCGAGCCGACGTCACCGGTCTGCCACTGGTCACGTGGCTCGAGTGGTCCGAGTGGAGTAGCTGCGACCGCTGCGGTTCCGTGGGCAGACGCCGGCGTGCCGGAATCTGCACCGTCGGATACAAG GGCACAAACACGACGTTGCCCAAGGAAGCAGCCATAATGACGCTTCTCTTAAGCCTTTTCCCGGAAGGCTTACCCTGCCGGTCTGCCTTGATACCGAAGGTCATCTCGTCGGTGCTCAAGGACCACTGGAGCGTGCACATGATTGGCTTGTGCAGT GAACCCTGCGTTCAGGGCAAGGGCATCGTGGTGGTGACGGACTCGTCGGGCCTCGTCGAGGAGGTCGTGGACAACAGCCGCGGCATTTTCTCTCTGCGCCAGAAGATCCTCGAATTGCCCAAGAGAGCGAGGCGCCGGACGGTCAGCCGAGTGCGCGGAAGCGAGGTTTTGCTTTCCTGCTCGAGGCGAGTGATGGACACAGCGTGCACTGATGTCCCCACGGTCGATATATCTTTAGCCACTA cctATAACGCGCCTTGGAAACGCCACAGGCAGCGGTTCAACAGCAAGTTTTACCAGTGGCGCAACGGCTCGGTTCTGCTCAACCCCATGGTGGTGTCCCAGCTGTCCGATGGCCGGGTAAAGATTGACCTTGCCAACAACCTGCACATCCTACGTGCTGAGTTCTGGGACACCGGTATCTACAA CTGCTACGACGGCTCCTCCCTGGTCGCGACGGTCAGACTGGTAATCAGAAGACCCAGCGTGATGGCCAGGCTTCACGTATACGCCTCATACGTCAACGTTGCCGCCCTCAGCGGTGTCATAGTACTCGTAGCGATATCCGTTATTCGAGGCTCCAATTCGTGA
- the LOC119404900 gene encoding peptide chain release factor 1-like, mitochondrial, translated as MAASLTRRRAAVSGLCVFSRQRIFLKQPHLKTEPCRTLQTAGALRHCSSCKVLKNAHLWSRSAVGLPDQRYFATLPEKDSVAVDPKLLLKYFQVVAKELRDVETELLRRSLDAKRTKELNDKVARLSGIVRLFEKVNTLRKEVDGLKDLEKDFARTGDNEMLSMALDDLKKCEIEIQDIYDQILEQIVPPDPVDSSEVLLELTAGVGGQEAMLFTGDILQMYMHYCRWKGWTCTPLDYETADQGGVRHASLNIGGRDVGKFLKFESGVHRVQRVPATERSGRIHTSTMAVAVMPMPSEVEVDVNPKDLVMKTKKASGPGGQHVNKTESAVQILHTPTGIMVESSKERSQLMNKEIALRILRAKLYQMELEKQLSQHSAQRKLQVGSRGRSEKIRTYNYAQDRVTDHRIPITVHNIEEFLQGEELLDNVIQRLLQESRKEIVLEVLQPVVK; from the exons ATGGCTGCTTCCTTGACCAGACGACGGGCCGCAGTAAGCGGCTTGTGCGTCTTCTCCAGACAACGAATATTCCTTAAGCAACCGCATCTCAAGACTGAGCCATGCAGGACGTTGCAAACAGCGGGTGCACTCAGGCACTGCAGTTCGTGCAAAGTACTAAAAAACGCTCATCTTTGGTCACGCTCCGCGGTCGGGTTGCCGGACCAGCGCTACTTCGCGACCCTTCCCGAAAAGGACAGTGTAGCCGTGGATCCCAAGCTTCTGCTGAAGTACTTCCAAGTCGTGGCCAAGGAGCTCAGAGACGTGGAGACGGAACTGCTGCGTCGTTCGCTGGACGCGAAGAGGACCAAGGAGCTGAACGACAAGGTGGCGCGGTTGTCGGGAATCGTGCGCCTCTTCGAGAAAGTCAACACTCTCAGAAAGGAAGTCGATGGCCTCAAAGACTTGGAAAAAG aTTTTGCCAGGACGGGTGATAACGAAATGCTCAGTATGGCTCTGGACGACCTGAAGAAGTGCGAAATCGAAATACAAGATATTTATGACCAG ATTCTAGAGCAAATAGTTCCCCCGGATCCCGTTGACTCGAGCGAGGTGCTTCTTGAGCTGACAGCCGGTGTTGGTGGCCAGGAAGCCATGCTGTTCACTGGAGACATCCTGCAAATGTACATGCACTACTGCAGGTGGAAAGGCTGGACCTGTACCCCGCTGGACTACGAAACCGCTGACCAAG GAGGCGTACGGCACGCCTCTTTAAACATTGGTGGAAGAGACGTGGGGAAGTTTCTCAAGTTTGAAAGCGGTGTCCATCGAGTCCAGAGGGTGCCGGCAACGGAGAGGTCGGGCCGCATACACACCAGCACAATGGCCGTTGCGGTCATGCCGATGCCAAGTGAG GTTGAGGTTGACGTCAACCCGAAGGACCTAGTCATGAAAACGAAGAAGGCTAGTGGCCCAGGAGGTCAACACGTGAACAAGACCGAGTCAGCAGTACAGATACTACACACTCCAACCG GAATCATGGTTGAATCGAGCAAGGAGCGCTCACAGCTCATGAACAAAGAAATAGCCCTGAGGATATTGCGAGCAAAGCTCTACCAGatggagcttgaaaagcagctcaGCCAACACTCGGCCCAGAGAAAACTtcag GTAGGGTCAAGAGGCCGTTCCGAGAAGATCCGAACGTACAACTACGCACAGGACCGTGTCACCGACCACAGGATACCTATAACAGTCCACAACATCGAGGAGTTTCTACAAGGAGAGGAATTACTTGACAATGTGATACAAAGACTACTTCAAGAGTCGAGGAAAGAAATAGTCCTCGAAGTGTTGCAGCCAGTAGTAAAGTGA